A window of the Burkholderia sp. 9120 genome harbors these coding sequences:
- a CDS encoding phage holin family protein yields the protein MFYHFTPIALIALAAYFAAIVRVLTYRRQGARHRRHVSWIAWALVVVMGGSAIELALHAKSTGIFEAGSAVMLALFVFGVRGNVARLLWSNEP from the coding sequence GTGTTCTATCACTTCACCCCTATCGCGCTGATCGCGCTGGCGGCCTATTTCGCCGCAATCGTGCGCGTGCTGACCTACCGCCGGCAGGGCGCCCGGCACCGTCGCCACGTCTCATGGATCGCCTGGGCGCTTGTCGTCGTCATGGGCGGCTCGGCGATCGAGCTGGCGCTACACGCGAAATCGACCGGCATTTTCGAAGCGGGCTCGGCGGTGATGCTGGCCCTGTTTGTCTTTGGCGTGCGCGGCAACGTCGCGCGCCTGCTCTGGAGCAATGAACCATGA
- the lysB gene encoding Rz-like lysis system protein LysB (The gene for this Rz-like phage lysis system protein may overlap extensively with the gene for the other spanin subunit, the Rz1-like protein in the outer membrane.), which produces MNAFAAKCIAAGVALLALYGGYRYVTALHEALVTAQKQAADARQGAADRDAIIQRLLTDADDKANQQRKLDADHSAIDSKLAGIRAEIRRYNDESAAFRAWAAGDLPADVVRMHASPAITGAADYLARVPGGNALHAAGDGTDD; this is translated from the coding sequence ATGAACGCGTTCGCCGCAAAGTGCATCGCGGCCGGCGTCGCGCTGCTCGCGCTCTACGGCGGCTATCGGTACGTCACGGCGCTTCACGAAGCGCTGGTGACAGCCCAAAAACAGGCCGCCGACGCGCGGCAGGGCGCGGCCGACCGCGATGCAATCATTCAACGCCTGCTCACCGACGCCGACGACAAGGCCAACCAACAGCGCAAGCTCGATGCCGATCACTCGGCGATCGACTCGAAGCTCGCCGGCATTCGTGCCGAAATCAGGAGATACAACGATGAAAGCGCAGCATTCCGCGCGTGGGCTGCTGGTGATTTACCTGCTGACGTTGTCCGCATGCACGCAAGCCCCGCTATCACCGGCGCCGCAGATTACCTTGCAAGAGTGCCAGGCGGTAACGCGCTGCACGCTGCCGGCGATGGCACCGACGACTAA
- a CDS encoding phage tail protein, whose protein sequence is MIKTASLRAALVAAIPELAINPERLTIFLDEGHILATGTRTPSFEYRYTAHAIVQDFAGDSDHVFIAIVEWARANQPDLVTNADERERGITFEADILNNETVDLSIRLQLTESIVVSVDASGARTIKHVDDSADHWLG, encoded by the coding sequence ATGATTAAGACGGCCAGCCTGCGTGCGGCGCTTGTCGCTGCTATCCCGGAACTCGCGATCAATCCCGAGCGCCTGACGATTTTCCTCGACGAAGGGCATATTCTCGCGACCGGCACGAGAACGCCGTCGTTCGAATACCGGTACACCGCACATGCGATCGTGCAGGACTTCGCCGGCGACTCCGACCACGTCTTTATCGCTATCGTCGAGTGGGCGCGCGCCAATCAGCCGGACCTCGTCACGAACGCCGATGAACGCGAGCGCGGCATTACGTTCGAAGCCGACATTCTCAATAATGAAACGGTCGATCTGTCGATCAGGCTGCAGCTCACCGAAAGTATCGTTGTATCGGTCGACGCGAGCGGCGCGCGCACGATCAAACACGTCGACGACTCGGCCGATCACTGGCTCGGATGA
- a CDS encoding head completion/stabilization protein: protein MNSFIATAQPTTPQTPGSPADSAIVTNDGWFPDIDMNALRASMRLDGTVTYERLRDAALDAIASVNAELATWQAGHVAAGRTDLAAVPAPNIGGESVQLARYRRAVFNLAHADLTERYRDFDSTKSGGQKAEDLEATICEARRNVRWALSDMRGLSRSTIELI from the coding sequence ATGAACAGCTTTATCGCGACCGCACAACCCACCACGCCGCAGACACCCGGCTCGCCGGCCGATTCCGCGATCGTCACGAACGATGGCTGGTTTCCCGACATCGACATGAACGCCTTGCGCGCGTCGATGCGGCTCGACGGCACCGTGACGTATGAACGCCTGCGCGACGCCGCGCTCGACGCGATCGCGAGCGTGAATGCGGAGCTGGCCACATGGCAGGCCGGCCACGTTGCGGCCGGTCGCACCGATCTGGCCGCTGTACCGGCGCCGAACATCGGCGGAGAAAGTGTGCAGCTCGCGCGCTATCGCCGCGCCGTCTTCAATCTCGCGCACGCCGACCTGACCGAGCGATACCGCGATTTCGACTCGACGAAGTCCGGCGGCCAGAAGGCTGAAGACCTCGAAGCGACGATCTGCGAAGCCCGCCGAAACGTTCGCTGGGCATTGAGCGACATGCGCGGGCTGTCGCGCTCCACGATTGAGCTGATCTGA
- a CDS encoding putative holin, which translates to MAEPSTTTLALSAAIGLASLAPGIDGNALIGAFTGAALVVVTSKDIGAFKRLAYMLISLVMGYLAAPEIVNATPIRSTGVAAFFAAAMVITVTLQLIERVKTLDLFAMFRKGG; encoded by the coding sequence ATGGCCGAACCGAGTACCACTACCCTCGCACTGTCGGCCGCGATTGGCCTCGCGAGCCTCGCACCGGGCATCGACGGCAACGCGCTGATCGGCGCCTTTACGGGCGCCGCGCTCGTTGTCGTCACGTCGAAGGATATCGGCGCGTTCAAGCGCCTCGCCTACATGCTGATTTCGCTGGTGATGGGCTATCTGGCCGCACCCGAGATCGTCAACGCGACCCCGATCAGGTCAACCGGCGTGGCGGCGTTCTTCGCGGCCGCGATGGTCATTACCGTCACGCTGCAACTGATCGAGCGCGTCAAGACGCTCGACCTGTTCGCGATGTTCAGGAAAGGAGGGTAG
- a CDS encoding terminase ATPase subunit family protein, whose amino-acid sequence MLETADITPVLESNADPRRIARALYWQGWRVTSIARQLELKRATVEAWKQRDEWDKASPIERIESSLETRLAVLIAKPEKDGRDFKEVDLLMRQVERMARVHKYGETGRESDLNPNIAARNTAPRKQKAARNEFSDEQRDRIVEAFRDSLFDYQKVWYRQRDQRTRNLLKSRQIGATWYFAREALVDAIETGRNQIFLSASKAQAHVFRQYMCQFAREAADVDLSGEPILLPNEAMLYFLGTNARTAQSYHGNFYFDEYFWVGGFRKLNKVASGMAMHSKWRKTYFSTPSSMQHEAYSFWTGDHFNRGRAKADHLHLDVTHKALARGRLCEDRQWRQIVTVEDAVAGGCNLFDLDELRLEYSPEEYLNLLMCHFIDDTASIFPLADLQRCMVDSWELWEDFKPLAPRPFAWRPVWVGYDPALSGDSAGLIVVAPPAVPGGKFRVLHKEQWRGMDFEAQADAIKRVTQEYNVEYMAIDTTGIGQGVYQLVRQFYPHAVALNYSPEVKGQLVLKGLSVIGKGRLEFDAGWTDLAQSFMAIRKTMTASGRKVTYEASRSEETGHADLAWACLHALGNEPLEGVTANNTGFMEFSN is encoded by the coding sequence ATGCTAGAAACCGCCGACATCACCCCTGTTCTTGAATCGAATGCCGACCCCCGCCGCATCGCTCGCGCGTTGTACTGGCAGGGATGGCGAGTGACGTCGATTGCACGTCAGCTTGAGTTGAAGCGCGCGACCGTGGAGGCGTGGAAACAGCGGGACGAATGGGACAAGGCGTCGCCGATCGAACGCATCGAGTCGTCGCTGGAAACGCGGCTTGCGGTGCTGATCGCGAAGCCGGAAAAGGACGGTCGCGACTTCAAGGAAGTCGATCTGCTGATGCGTCAGGTCGAGCGCATGGCGCGTGTCCACAAGTACGGGGAGACAGGCCGGGAAAGCGACCTCAATCCGAACATCGCGGCGCGCAACACGGCGCCGCGCAAACAGAAGGCCGCACGCAATGAATTCAGCGACGAACAGCGCGACCGGATCGTCGAGGCGTTCCGTGACTCGCTGTTCGACTACCAGAAGGTCTGGTATCGCCAGCGCGACCAGCGCACGCGCAATCTCCTGAAATCGCGGCAGATCGGCGCGACGTGGTATTTCGCCCGCGAGGCACTGGTCGACGCCATCGAGACGGGCCGCAACCAGATTTTTCTATCGGCGAGCAAGGCACAGGCGCACGTCTTTCGTCAGTACATGTGCCAGTTCGCGCGCGAGGCCGCAGACGTGGATCTGTCCGGCGAGCCGATCCTGTTGCCGAACGAGGCCATGCTGTATTTCCTCGGCACGAACGCGCGCACCGCGCAGAGCTATCACGGCAACTTCTACTTCGATGAGTATTTCTGGGTCGGCGGATTTCGCAAGCTGAACAAGGTCGCATCCGGCATGGCGATGCATAGCAAGTGGAGAAAAACGTATTTCTCCACGCCGTCGAGCATGCAGCATGAGGCCTATTCCTTCTGGACCGGCGACCATTTCAATCGCGGCCGCGCGAAGGCCGATCACCTGCATCTTGACGTCACGCACAAGGCGCTTGCGCGCGGCCGGCTTTGCGAAGACCGGCAGTGGCGCCAGATTGTGACGGTTGAAGACGCGGTGGCCGGCGGCTGCAATCTGTTCGATCTTGACGAGCTGCGCCTCGAATACAGCCCCGAGGAATATCTGAACCTGCTGATGTGTCATTTCATCGACGATACGGCATCGATTTTCCCGCTCGCGGACCTGCAGCGCTGCATGGTGGATTCGTGGGAGCTTTGGGAAGACTTCAAGCCACTGGCGCCCCGCCCTTTCGCATGGCGCCCTGTATGGGTCGGTTACGACCCGGCGCTATCCGGCGACTCGGCCGGCCTGATTGTGGTGGCGCCGCCGGCGGTGCCGGGTGGCAAGTTCCGCGTGCTGCACAAGGAGCAATGGCGCGGCATGGACTTCGAAGCCCAGGCCGACGCGATCAAGCGCGTCACGCAGGAATACAACGTCGAATATATGGCGATCGATACGACCGGTATCGGCCAGGGCGTTTATCAGCTCGTTCGCCAGTTCTATCCGCATGCGGTGGCGCTCAACTACTCGCCTGAGGTCAAAGGGCAGCTCGTACTCAAAGGCCTGTCGGTGATCGGCAAAGGACGGCTCGAGTTCGACGCCGGCTGGACCGATCTCGCGCAGTCGTTCATGGCGATCCGCAAAACCATGACCGCAAGCGGCCGGAAAGTCACCTATGAAGCGAGCCGCAGCGAGGAAACCGGCCACGCCGATCTTGCATGGGCTTGCCTGCACGCACTCGGCAACGAGCCGCTGGAAGGCGTCACCGCCAACAACACAGGTTTTATGGAGTTTTCCAATTGA
- a CDS encoding GPO family capsid scaffolding protein — translation MQSRKLSLMSFAVPAIAFAFTMDAHAATLAASSALNHADLIGGHLGAGALAIGSVTAAGAGESVKHAATRFFRIAVEGATSDGRTIDRASLTQMAKNYNPEMYGARLNLEHYRGIIPDSPFKAYGDVIALETRDETGPLAGKLGLYAQIAPTPDLVALTKAKQKIYTSCEIDPSFADTNQAYLVGLAVTDSPASLGTQVLSFAAQNPAASPFASRKLKPTNLFTAAEDPVTIEFDEAAAPAFGALFSRVAELLGKSKKKDANDDTRFADVGQAVETLATHGKQQADAVASLTQTVKELSELREADRKAFDELHTQLSKTSNTPTRPPATGAPAAVVTDC, via the coding sequence ATGCAATCTCGCAAGCTGTCGCTTATGTCGTTCGCCGTCCCGGCGATCGCATTCGCTTTTACGATGGACGCACACGCGGCAACGCTCGCCGCGAGTAGCGCCCTTAACCACGCCGATCTGATCGGCGGCCACCTCGGCGCCGGTGCGCTCGCGATCGGCTCCGTTACGGCGGCCGGCGCCGGCGAATCGGTCAAGCACGCGGCGACCCGATTTTTCCGTATCGCTGTTGAAGGTGCGACGAGCGACGGCCGGACGATCGACCGCGCATCGCTCACGCAGATGGCGAAGAACTACAACCCGGAGATGTACGGCGCGCGGCTGAACCTCGAACACTATCGCGGCATCATCCCCGACAGCCCTTTCAAGGCATACGGCGACGTGATCGCGCTTGAAACGCGCGATGAAACCGGCCCGCTCGCTGGCAAGCTCGGCCTCTATGCGCAGATCGCACCGACGCCCGACCTCGTTGCGCTCACGAAGGCAAAGCAGAAGATTTACACGTCGTGCGAAATCGATCCGTCTTTCGCCGACACGAATCAGGCGTATCTCGTTGGCCTCGCGGTGACCGACAGCCCGGCCAGTCTCGGCACGCAGGTACTTTCCTTCGCCGCGCAGAATCCGGCGGCCTCACCGTTCGCCAGCCGCAAGCTCAAGCCGACAAACCTTTTTACCGCTGCCGAAGACCCGGTGACGATCGAATTCGACGAAGCCGCCGCGCCGGCGTTTGGCGCGCTGTTCTCCCGCGTGGCCGAGCTGCTGGGCAAGTCGAAGAAGAAAGACGCCAACGACGACACACGGTTCGCCGACGTAGGACAGGCCGTTGAAACGCTCGCCACGCACGGCAAACAACAGGCTGATGCCGTGGCCTCCCTGACGCAGACCGTCAAGGAACTGTCCGAGCTTCGCGAAGCCGATCGAAAGGCATTCGACGAACTGCACACGCAGCTTTCGAAGACCAGCAACACGCCGACACGGCCGCCGGCGACCGGCGCCCCTGCTGCTGTTGTCACCGACTGCTAA
- a CDS encoding tail protein X: MIVIAQQGDTVDALCWRHYGRTDGTVEAVLEANAGLADYGVILPIGTPVFLPELASVNTSTPLLQLFD, translated from the coding sequence ATGATCGTCATTGCACAACAGGGCGACACCGTCGACGCGCTGTGCTGGCGTCACTACGGCCGCACCGATGGGACCGTTGAGGCGGTCCTCGAAGCGAATGCGGGCCTCGCCGACTACGGCGTGATCCTGCCGATCGGCACCCCGGTTTTTCTTCCCGAGCTGGCGAGCGTCAACACGTCGACGCCGCTGCTGCAACTGTTTGACTGA
- a CDS encoding class I SAM-dependent methyltransferase, which yields MFPDPWLDRWLVLIKARSGERPVLEIGCGYGDDTASLAKAGLRVIGFDTSRTSVTSTRIRVPSARIERRDVRDPLPEDATDLGVVLASLSLHYFAWAETVSIVDRVRLALRLGGVLVCRLNSIEDTNFGADGYEEIEPNYFLVNGQPKRFFDEIAVRRLFADGWNTIALEHITTDKYQKPKTAWEVVLERVR from the coding sequence ATGTTCCCCGATCCTTGGCTAGACCGGTGGCTGGTATTGATCAAGGCGCGCTCCGGCGAACGGCCCGTCCTTGAGATTGGCTGTGGCTACGGCGACGATACCGCTAGCTTAGCGAAAGCCGGTTTGCGCGTGATCGGCTTTGACACGTCACGCACCTCGGTAACGTCGACCAGGATCAGAGTACCCTCTGCGCGCATCGAGCGACGAGACGTTCGTGATCCGCTTCCCGAAGATGCCACGGACCTTGGCGTTGTGTTGGCGAGTCTGTCGCTTCACTACTTTGCCTGGGCAGAAACCGTGTCGATCGTGGATCGCGTGCGATTGGCGCTACGACTGGGTGGGGTGCTGGTATGCCGACTGAACTCTATCGAGGATACAAATTTTGGCGCAGATGGATACGAGGAAATCGAACCGAACTATTTTCTGGTGAACGGACAGCCGAAGCGCTTCTTTGACGAAATCGCGGTGCGTCGACTCTTTGCGGATGGTTGGAACACGATCGCGTTAGAGCACATCACGACCGACAAATACCAAAAACCCAAAACCGCTTGGGAAGTAGTTCTTGAGCGGGTGCGGTGA
- the gpM gene encoding phage terminase small subunit, with protein MKSPAQRHYERVSAEQAAASAAQGESLAGASAYELMLAKLAADRRRLKAIQSIERKIDVKRAELLPEYVDYVAGALRGGRGAQDDVLTTVMIWRVDAGDFAGALDIARYAIAHRMTLPDQYDRPLATAIAEEFAQAALAAFKLGDTFDADQLAEVMALTSAADMHDQVRAKLHKALGKALQDSDRAAALDHLRRALQLDERAGVKQDIARLEAS; from the coding sequence ATGAAAAGCCCCGCCCAACGCCACTACGAACGCGTCTCGGCCGAACAGGCGGCAGCTTCGGCCGCACAGGGCGAATCGCTCGCCGGCGCGAGCGCGTACGAGCTGATGCTTGCGAAGCTGGCGGCCGACCGCCGGCGCCTGAAAGCGATCCAGTCGATCGAACGCAAGATCGACGTGAAGCGCGCCGAGCTGCTGCCCGAGTACGTGGACTATGTCGCTGGCGCGCTGCGCGGCGGGCGGGGCGCGCAGGACGATGTGCTGACAACCGTGATGATCTGGCGCGTCGACGCGGGCGACTTCGCCGGCGCGCTGGATATCGCCCGCTATGCGATCGCGCACCGGATGACGCTGCCCGACCAGTACGACCGGCCGCTCGCGACCGCGATCGCCGAAGAATTCGCGCAGGCCGCACTAGCGGCGTTCAAGCTCGGCGACACATTCGACGCCGACCAGCTCGCCGAAGTGATGGCGCTGACGAGCGCCGCCGACATGCACGACCAGGTGCGCGCGAAGCTGCATAAAGCGCTGGGAAAAGCACTACAGGATTCGGACAGGGCTGCGGCCCTCGACCATCTACGCCGCGCGTTGCAGCTCGACGAACGCGCCGGCGTGAAACAGGACATTGCCCGACTCGAAGCGAGTTGA
- a CDS encoding phage portal protein codes for MSKRKQNHARAAASTIPAEPPARAEAFTFGDAMPVMDRAEILDYVESWSAGEWFEPPVSFAGLAKSFRAGVHHSSAIYFKRNVLSSTFIPHKLLTREEFDKWALDFMVFGNAYLEKQQNRIGGTLALKRAPSKYMRRATDLQRYFQVNGIQEKHEFAGGTVHHLIEPDINQEVYGLPEYLGALHAAWLNESATLFRRRYYENGSHAGFILYMTDAAQKQEDVDALREALKNSKGPGNFRNLFMYAPQGKKEGIQLIPVSEVTAKDEFFNIKNVTRDDLLAAHRVPPQLIGVVPSNTGGFGAADTAAEVFGANEIEPLQRRFTQLNEWVGDEVVRFNTYSIKRAAA; via the coding sequence TTGAGCAAACGCAAACAAAACCACGCGCGCGCCGCGGCATCCACCATTCCCGCAGAACCGCCAGCGCGCGCCGAGGCTTTCACGTTCGGCGACGCGATGCCGGTCATGGACCGGGCCGAGATTCTGGATTACGTCGAGAGCTGGTCGGCCGGTGAATGGTTCGAGCCACCGGTTTCATTTGCAGGCCTGGCGAAGTCTTTCCGCGCCGGCGTGCATCACAGCTCCGCCATCTACTTCAAGCGCAATGTGCTGTCGTCCACGTTCATCCCCCACAAGTTGCTCACGCGCGAGGAATTCGACAAGTGGGCGCTTGACTTCATGGTGTTCGGAAACGCCTATCTTGAGAAACAGCAGAATCGAATCGGCGGGACGCTCGCGCTTAAACGCGCGCCGTCGAAATACATGCGTCGTGCAACCGACCTGCAGCGGTATTTTCAGGTCAACGGCATCCAGGAGAAGCACGAATTTGCGGGCGGGACCGTCCATCATCTGATAGAGCCGGATATCAATCAGGAGGTGTATGGCTTGCCCGAATATCTGGGCGCACTGCACGCGGCATGGCTCAATGAGTCGGCGACGCTGTTTCGCCGCCGCTACTACGAAAACGGATCGCACGCCGGATTCATTCTCTACATGACAGATGCAGCCCAGAAGCAGGAAGACGTAGACGCGCTGCGCGAGGCGTTGAAAAACAGCAAGGGACCGGGCAATTTCCGCAACCTGTTCATGTACGCGCCACAGGGCAAAAAGGAAGGGATTCAGCTTATTCCGGTGTCCGAGGTCACAGCGAAAGACGAGTTTTTCAACATCAAAAATGTAACGCGCGACGATCTACTTGCCGCGCATCGCGTACCTCCGCAGCTTATCGGCGTCGTTCCGAGCAACACCGGCGGTTTCGGCGCCGCAGACACGGCCGCCGAAGTGTTTGGGGCCAACGAAATTGAACCACTTCAACGCCGCTTCACGCAGCTCAACGAGTGGGTCGGTGACGAGGTTGTCCGATTTAATACCTATTCCATCAAACGGGCGGCGGCTTAG
- a CDS encoding phage major capsid protein, P2 family, with the protein MRNDTRIAFNKYVEAIEQLNGVQDATLKFAVSPSVQQKLETRIQESSDFLKRVNMIGVTEQQGAKLGLGIGAPIAGTTDTTKQDRETTDVSDLDENGYVCTQTNFDSHITYSKLDAWAKFIDFQARLRDAIVKRQALDRMTIGFNGTSRAATSDRTKNPLLQDVNKGWLQKYRDQAAARVLHEGKTAGKVQIGKGGDYENLDALVFDILSSMVDPWHQDDTELFVFCGRGLMHDKYFPIVNTSQAPTETLAADVIMSQKRIGGLPAASVPFFPPHALLITRFDNLSIYTQDGGRRRNIVDNSKRDRIENYESSNDAYVVEDFGCGAMAENIELMPKAA; encoded by the coding sequence ATGCGCAATGACACCCGGATTGCTTTCAACAAGTATGTGGAAGCGATCGAACAATTGAACGGCGTTCAGGACGCCACGCTGAAATTCGCTGTCTCGCCGAGCGTTCAACAGAAGCTTGAAACCCGCATCCAGGAATCGAGCGACTTCCTGAAACGCGTCAACATGATTGGCGTGACCGAACAGCAGGGCGCGAAGCTCGGCCTGGGGATCGGCGCGCCGATTGCAGGCACCACCGACACCACGAAACAGGATCGCGAAACGACTGACGTCAGCGACCTCGACGAGAACGGCTACGTTTGCACGCAGACGAATTTCGATTCGCACATCACCTATTCGAAGCTCGACGCGTGGGCGAAATTCATCGATTTTCAGGCCCGTTTGCGCGATGCGATCGTCAAGCGCCAGGCGCTCGACCGCATGACGATCGGCTTCAACGGCACCTCGCGCGCGGCGACTTCCGACCGCACGAAAAACCCGCTGCTGCAGGACGTCAACAAGGGGTGGTTGCAGAAGTATCGCGACCAGGCCGCGGCCCGCGTGCTGCATGAAGGCAAGACCGCCGGCAAGGTTCAGATCGGCAAGGGCGGCGATTACGAAAACCTCGACGCGCTGGTTTTCGACATCCTGTCGAGCATGGTGGACCCGTGGCATCAGGACGACACGGAACTGTTCGTTTTCTGCGGCCGTGGCCTGATGCACGACAAGTATTTCCCGATCGTCAACACGTCCCAGGCGCCGACCGAAACCCTCGCGGCTGACGTGATCATGAGCCAGAAACGCATTGGCGGCCTGCCGGCGGCAAGCGTGCCGTTCTTCCCGCCGCATGCGCTGCTGATTACCCGCTTCGACAACCTGTCGATCTACACGCAGGACGGCGGCCGCCGGCGCAACATCGTCGATAACTCGAAGCGCGATCGCATCGAAAACTATGAGTCGAGCAACGACGCGTATGTCGTCGAGGATTTCGGCTGCGGCGCGATGGCCGAGAACATCGAGCTCATGCCGAAGGCCGCGTAA
- the lysC gene encoding Rz1-like lysis system protein LysC (LysC is an Rz1-like component of a phage lytic system, substantially overlapping although not fully embedded in the gene for the Rz-like LysB component.) — protein sequence MSACTQAPLSPAPQITLQECQAVTRCTLPAMAPTTNGQLDDALHMVKAAWAQCAARVDMIFDCQTKAAPTHAAATHD from the coding sequence TTGTCCGCATGCACGCAAGCCCCGCTATCACCGGCGCCGCAGATTACCTTGCAAGAGTGCCAGGCGGTAACGCGCTGCACGCTGCCGGCGATGGCACCGACGACTAACGGCCAGCTCGACGACGCGTTACACATGGTCAAAGCCGCGTGGGCGCAATGCGCGGCCAGGGTAGATATGATTTTCGACTGCCAGACCAAAGCGGCACCAACGCACGCGGCGGCCACCCATGATTAA
- a CDS encoding N-acetylmuramidase family protein: MMTHRFGDHGDDVGLLQRRLIRAGYPLDVTHLYDDATESAVVALQKKTGLVDDGVAGPKTLAALATGQRDPKHLALADLVAAADRLGVPLACVRAVNEVESNGSGFLLDGRPAILFERHIFWKRLQARGIDLAPIAAKYPNILSQTRGGYMGKAAEYSRLASAELIDAGAAYESASWGAFQVMGYHWERLGYSSIDELVARMEDSEGDQLDLFVRYVAADAALLSTLKGRKWAAFAKGYNGPDYARNLYDAKLAQAYLKYAGTNRAAA, encoded by the coding sequence ATGATGACGCACCGTTTCGGCGACCATGGCGACGACGTCGGCCTGTTGCAACGCCGTTTGATCCGCGCCGGCTACCCGCTCGACGTCACGCACCTGTACGACGACGCCACGGAGTCCGCGGTTGTCGCGTTGCAGAAGAAAACCGGCCTCGTCGACGACGGCGTCGCTGGCCCCAAGACGCTCGCCGCGCTCGCAACCGGCCAGCGCGACCCCAAACACCTCGCGCTCGCCGATCTGGTCGCAGCGGCCGACAGGCTTGGCGTGCCGCTCGCCTGTGTGCGTGCCGTCAACGAAGTGGAATCGAACGGATCTGGCTTTTTGCTCGACGGCCGGCCGGCAATCCTGTTCGAACGTCACATCTTCTGGAAACGGCTACAGGCGCGCGGCATCGACCTGGCGCCGATCGCCGCGAAGTATCCGAACATCCTTTCACAGACGCGCGGCGGCTACATGGGCAAGGCGGCCGAGTATTCGCGGCTCGCGTCGGCCGAGCTGATCGACGCCGGCGCGGCGTATGAGTCGGCGAGCTGGGGCGCGTTTCAGGTGATGGGCTATCACTGGGAACGGCTCGGCTATTCGAGCATCGACGAACTCGTCGCACGCATGGAGGACAGCGAAGGCGATCAGCTCGATCTGTTTGTGCGCTACGTGGCGGCCGATGCGGCTTTGCTTTCAACGCTGAAGGGGAGGAAGTGGGCGGCGTTCGCCAAGGGCTACAACGGGCCGGATTACGCCCGTAACCTGTACGACGCGAAGCTTGCACAGGCCTATCTGAAGTACGCAGGCACCAACAGGGCGGCCGCATGA
- a CDS encoding phage virion morphogenesis protein has product MENDLQALDRWAGGLLAQLEPAGRRAVTRDVARELRRSQQTRIAAQRNPDESPFESRKPRTGKGGKLRDKKGRIKRAAMFAKLRTTRYLNVESDALGLAVGFAGRVSRVARVHQYGLRDKVAPKGVEYKYPARTLLGFTAQDRELIRDLLLKHITK; this is encoded by the coding sequence ATGGAAAACGATCTGCAGGCACTCGACAGATGGGCCGGCGGCCTGCTCGCGCAGCTCGAACCGGCCGGCCGCCGCGCCGTCACCCGCGACGTGGCGCGCGAGCTGCGGCGCAGCCAGCAAACTCGCATCGCCGCGCAGCGCAATCCCGACGAAAGCCCGTTCGAATCGCGCAAGCCGCGAACAGGGAAGGGCGGCAAGCTGCGCGACAAGAAGGGGCGCATCAAGCGCGCCGCGATGTTCGCGAAGCTGCGCACCACGCGCTATCTCAATGTCGAATCCGACGCGCTCGGCCTTGCTGTCGGATTCGCCGGCCGCGTCTCGCGCGTGGCGCGTGTCCACCAATACGGGCTTAGAGATAAGGTCGCGCCGAAGGGCGTCGAATACAAATACCCGGCGCGAACGCTGCTCGGTTTCACGGCACAGGATCGCGAGCTGATACGCGATCTGCTGCTGAAGCACATCACAAAATAG